In the genome of Phycisphaerales bacterium, one region contains:
- a CDS encoding J domain-containing protein has protein sequence MPTDKRSEDEAFRRFLRRVWQDDVGPLLRDRQAAQRRRTARWGGKFAAAAGLAVDGLLHLRGRPFTRMLTVMGATVGALLPDAWDWEWLRTADCADRNTVGARVAAQAAALSWGDALALFGLTEQATETQLKHAWREISQRWHPDKARDDATRAEYHVRFVAYQQAYEHLRTAYGSGHLPRAV, from the coding sequence ATGCCCACGGACAAACGATCCGAAGATGAAGCGTTTCGTCGATTCTTGCGCCGGGTGTGGCAGGACGATGTCGGCCCCCTGCTACGCGATCGCCAAGCCGCTCAGCGCCGCCGCACTGCTCGTTGGGGCGGAAAATTCGCGGCCGCCGCCGGGCTGGCCGTTGATGGGCTCCTGCACCTCCGCGGGCGCCCGTTCACACGGATGCTGACCGTCATGGGTGCCACGGTAGGCGCGCTATTGCCCGATGCCTGGGATTGGGAATGGCTGCGCACTGCCGATTGTGCGGATCGTAACACCGTGGGCGCGCGTGTCGCGGCCCAGGCAGCGGCCCTTTCATGGGGTGACGCACTGGCGCTCTTTGGCCTGACCGAGCAAGCCACAGAAACACAACTCAAGCACGCCTGGCGCGAGATCTCCCAGCGCTGGCACCCGGATAAGGCCCGCGATGATGCTACCCGTGCCGAATACCATGTGCGTTTCGTGGCCTACCAACAGGCCTACGAGCACCTCCGCACGGCCTATGGCAGCGGACACCTCCCACGAGCCGTCTGA
- a CDS encoding AarF/ABC1/UbiB kinase family protein gives MTIRKLGIVSRTYRHVNRYRQVLTVLIRYGFGHLVDSLRISQYLEIGWQLIAREKAEHVERLSDAQRVRMAIEELGPTFVKLGQVLSTRPDLIPPVFVEELTKLQQEGVPIPREQVRTILAAELKHPVEELFARFEDQPLAAASIAQVHRATLHTGEEVVVKVQRPGIEEVLDVDLEILLHLAMLFERHVEGWQVYRPSRIVEEFSRTVSRELDFQTEATHLERFANQFLDDDTIYVPKVYRALTTQRVLTMEFVDVIPVRDVAALRSAGLDPRIIAARGMDLTLKQLFVHGFFHADPHPGNVFVLPGNVICLLDFGMMGRLSREARESFADLIHAIARRDSKAVAVALLRVTQHEPQHDPDVPQIERDVAEFIDLNVPQRLSELNFAKLLRDLLDLVARHRLFIPPDLVMMLKAAVTVEKLMTRLDPELDVIGGATPYLRALQFDRWKPGRLWREMWLTSGDLLGLLRDIPGGLRDVLRSAKRGDLQIRFEHRGLERLLDAHERVANRVSFAIVAAALIVGSSLLVHARIPPMWNGVPVIGLVGYFGAGAMGLILLVSILRHGRL, from the coding sequence ATGACCATACGCAAACTCGGCATCGTTTCCCGTACGTATCGGCACGTGAACCGTTACCGGCAGGTACTGACGGTGCTGATTCGGTACGGTTTCGGACACCTGGTCGACAGTCTGCGCATCAGCCAGTACCTCGAGATCGGCTGGCAGTTGATCGCGCGTGAGAAGGCCGAGCATGTGGAGCGGCTGAGTGATGCCCAGCGTGTGCGGATGGCGATCGAGGAGTTGGGGCCGACTTTCGTCAAGCTGGGACAGGTGCTTTCGACGCGGCCAGACCTGATCCCGCCGGTGTTTGTGGAGGAGTTGACCAAGTTGCAGCAGGAGGGGGTTCCGATTCCGCGCGAACAGGTGCGGACGATCCTGGCGGCGGAGCTGAAACACCCCGTGGAGGAGCTCTTCGCGCGTTTCGAGGATCAGCCGCTCGCGGCGGCCTCCATCGCGCAGGTGCACCGCGCCACCCTGCACACCGGCGAAGAGGTTGTGGTCAAGGTGCAGCGGCCGGGTATCGAGGAAGTGCTCGACGTCGACCTCGAAATCCTGCTGCACCTCGCGATGCTGTTCGAGCGGCACGTGGAGGGCTGGCAGGTATATCGCCCGAGCCGCATCGTGGAGGAGTTCAGCCGTACTGTTTCGCGGGAGCTGGACTTTCAGACCGAGGCCACTCACCTGGAACGGTTCGCGAACCAGTTCCTCGATGACGACACCATCTACGTGCCGAAGGTGTACCGCGCCCTGACGACGCAACGGGTGCTCACGATGGAGTTTGTCGATGTGATCCCGGTGCGAGACGTAGCCGCGCTACGTTCCGCGGGGCTCGATCCGCGGATCATTGCCGCGCGTGGCATGGACCTGACACTTAAGCAGCTTTTCGTGCACGGTTTCTTCCACGCGGACCCGCATCCGGGCAACGTATTTGTGTTGCCGGGCAACGTGATCTGCCTGCTCGACTTTGGCATGATGGGGCGGCTCAGCCGCGAAGCCCGGGAGAGCTTCGCCGACCTGATTCATGCAATTGCGCGGCGCGATTCGAAGGCCGTCGCCGTTGCGCTGCTGCGCGTGACCCAGCACGAGCCGCAGCACGATCCGGATGTCCCTCAGATCGAGCGGGATGTGGCGGAGTTCATTGACCTCAATGTGCCCCAGCGTCTCAGCGAGCTGAATTTCGCCAAGCTGCTGCGTGACTTGCTGGATCTCGTGGCACGCCACCGGCTGTTCATCCCGCCGGATCTGGTGATGATGCTCAAGGCCGCCGTGACGGTCGAGAAGCTGATGACACGTCTCGATCCGGAGCTCGACGTCATCGGTGGTGCGACTCCATACTTGCGCGCCTTGCAATTCGACCGCTGGAAGCCGGGCCGCCTCTGGCGCGAAATGTGGCTGACAAGCGGTGATTTGCTCGGCCTCCTGCGCGACATCCCCGGTGGCTTGCGTGATGTCCTGCGATCCGCAAAACGCGGTGACCTGCAAATTCGCTTCGAGCATCGCGGGCTCGAGCGCCTGCTCGATGCCCACGAACGCGTTGCGAACCGGGTGTCGTTCGCGATCGTCGCTGCGGCCCTGATTGTCGGGTCGTCCCTGCTGGTGCATGCCCGCATCCCGCCGATGTGGAACGGTGTTCCGGTCATCGGACTGGTTGGGTATTTCGGGGCCGGAGCGATGGGGTTAATCCTGCTGGTTTCGATCCTGAGACACGGGCGGCTGTAG
- a CDS encoding cytochrome ubiquinol oxidase subunit I, with product MDETALLLSRIQFAFTIGFHYLFPPLTIGLGLLMVIMEGLFLWTKEHQYEAMAKFWTKIFALIFAMGVASGIVMEFQFGTNWSYYSRFVGDVFGSALAAEGIFAFFLESGFLAILVFGWDKVRPPMHFFSTLMVSLGSIFSAVWIIIANSWQQTPAGHHLVTSASGFTRAEIVDFWQLVFNPSTIERLTHTLVGAFIAGAFLVLSVSAFYLLRNRHQDFARRSIAIALPFAAVFSLLALLTGHSNGVMIAKHQPGKLAAFEGHFTTQEGGTPLYLVGVPNVAERRVDYGLAIPGALSFLVHGDWTTPVTALDDPAIVPGGLPAGEAIEDYWPPIHLSFQSYHIMVGLGMFFIALTLFSLLQWWRGKLFEQRWLLWIFVFGIAGPLIANQLGWIAAEVGRQPWIVWGLLKTRDGISPTVSAIDVGISIGLFGLIYLLLLAVWLFVLDSKIRHGPEDPADLEREFKARRGWILAAAAVRTDPSQSSYTDAHGPKPGDPR from the coding sequence ATGGACGAAACCGCACTGCTTCTCTCGCGCATCCAGTTCGCGTTCACGATCGGTTTCCACTACCTGTTTCCACCGCTGACGATCGGGCTGGGCCTGCTGATGGTCATCATGGAGGGTCTCTTCCTCTGGACGAAAGAGCACCAGTACGAAGCGATGGCCAAGTTCTGGACGAAAATCTTCGCGCTGATCTTCGCGATGGGTGTCGCCTCGGGCATCGTGATGGAATTCCAGTTCGGCACGAACTGGTCGTACTATTCCCGCTTCGTCGGCGACGTCTTTGGCTCCGCTCTCGCGGCCGAAGGCATCTTTGCCTTCTTCCTCGAATCGGGCTTCCTCGCCATTCTCGTCTTTGGCTGGGACAAGGTCCGCCCGCCAATGCACTTCTTCTCCACCCTGATGGTCTCGCTCGGCTCAATCTTTTCAGCCGTGTGGATCATCATCGCGAATTCGTGGCAACAGACACCGGCCGGCCACCACCTCGTGACTTCCGCGTCAGGGTTCACGCGTGCGGAAATCGTCGATTTCTGGCAGCTCGTCTTCAACCCGTCCACCATCGAGCGGCTTACGCACACCCTGGTCGGCGCGTTCATTGCCGGCGCCTTCCTCGTCCTGAGTGTTTCCGCCTTTTACCTCCTGCGGAACCGGCATCAGGATTTCGCCCGCCGCAGCATCGCCATCGCGTTGCCTTTCGCGGCCGTGTTCTCGCTCCTGGCACTGCTTACCGGCCACTCCAACGGCGTCATGATTGCCAAGCACCAGCCCGGCAAGCTGGCGGCTTTTGAAGGCCACTTCACGACCCAGGAGGGCGGTACGCCCCTGTACCTCGTCGGTGTGCCCAACGTGGCGGAGCGGCGTGTCGACTACGGCCTCGCTATCCCCGGCGCACTCAGTTTCCTCGTGCATGGTGACTGGACGACCCCCGTGACCGCCCTTGACGACCCGGCCATCGTGCCGGGCGGTCTGCCCGCGGGCGAGGCGATCGAGGACTACTGGCCCCCGATCCACCTGAGTTTCCAGTCCTACCACATCATGGTCGGCCTGGGGATGTTCTTCATCGCACTGACGCTGTTCAGTCTGCTCCAATGGTGGCGCGGCAAGCTGTTCGAACAGCGCTGGCTGCTGTGGATCTTCGTCTTCGGCATCGCCGGACCACTCATCGCCAACCAGCTCGGCTGGATCGCCGCCGAGGTCGGGCGCCAACCGTGGATCGTCTGGGGGCTGTTGAAAACCCGCGACGGTATCAGCCCCACGGTCAGCGCCATCGATGTGGGCATTTCGATCGGCCTTTTCGGGCTGATTTACCTCCTGCTGCTGGCGGTCTGGCTGTTTGTGCTGGATAGCAAGATCCGCCACGGCCCCGAGGATCCTGCCGATCTCGAGCGCGAGTTCAAGGCCCGCCGTGGCTGGATTCTCGCGGCCGCCGCCGTGCGAACCGACCCTTCCCAGTCCTCGTACACCGATGCGCATGGGCCTAAGCCCGGTGACCCCCGCTAG
- the cydB gene encoding cytochrome d ubiquinol oxidase subunit II, giving the protein MDLHLFWFVTLGVLLVGYAILDGFDLGVGILHLGAKSDTERRIFMNSIGPLWDGNEVWLVTFGGALFAAFPHVYATAFSGFYLAFMLLLFALIFRAVSMEFRSKREGVLWRRSFDVAFCAASTLATLLFGVAVGNTIKGMPIGADMEYAGTFLDLLGPYPLVVGIFAVAMFAMHGSIYLYLKTTGDLQERIHGWMWHTFGFFLVMYIFTTIFTLVEVPQATRNFRDYPWAWLVVFLNVLAIANIPRAIYLRKPGYAFLSSCCSIAAFVFLFGIALYPYLLVSSLDVAPGMTFNPVFSLDIYNSASSEKTLQIMAIIAFLGMPFVLTYTAIIYWTFRGKVELGKFSY; this is encoded by the coding sequence ATGGACCTGCACCTGTTCTGGTTCGTCACGCTCGGCGTGCTGCTGGTCGGCTACGCCATCCTGGACGGCTTCGACCTCGGTGTCGGCATCCTGCACCTGGGTGCCAAGTCCGACACCGAACGGCGCATCTTCATGAACTCCATCGGGCCGCTCTGGGACGGCAACGAGGTGTGGCTCGTGACCTTCGGAGGCGCGCTCTTCGCCGCGTTTCCGCATGTATATGCGACGGCTTTCTCCGGCTTCTACCTCGCGTTCATGCTTTTGCTGTTCGCACTCATCTTTCGGGCCGTTTCGATGGAGTTTCGCAGCAAGCGCGAGGGAGTCCTCTGGCGGCGAAGCTTCGACGTGGCGTTCTGCGCCGCCAGTACGCTCGCGACACTCCTATTCGGCGTGGCCGTGGGCAATACGATCAAGGGCATGCCGATCGGGGCGGACATGGAGTATGCCGGTACCTTCCTGGATTTGCTCGGCCCGTACCCGCTCGTAGTCGGCATTTTCGCCGTGGCAATGTTCGCCATGCACGGCTCAATCTACCTGTACCTCAAGACCACCGGCGACTTGCAGGAGCGCATTCACGGCTGGATGTGGCACACGTTCGGCTTCTTCCTCGTAATGTACATCTTTACGACGATCTTCACGCTCGTAGAGGTGCCCCAAGCCACCCGCAACTTCCGCGACTACCCCTGGGCCTGGCTGGTCGTGTTCCTCAACGTGCTGGCGATCGCAAATATCCCGCGGGCGATCTACCTGCGCAAGCCGGGCTATGCGTTCCTCTCGTCCTGCTGCTCGATCGCGGCGTTCGTGTTCCTCTTCGGCATCGCCCTGTACCCGTACCTGCTCGTCTCCAGTCTGGACGTGGCCCCCGGGATGACGTTCAATCCGGTCTTCTCGCTGGACATCTACAACTCCGCCTCGTCGGAGAAGACGCTGCAGATCATGGCGATCATCGCGTTCCTTGGCATGCCGTTCGTGCTGACGTACACGGCGATCATCTACTGGACTTTCCGCGGTAAAGTTGAGTTGGGCAAGTTCAGCTACTGA
- a CDS encoding pyroglutamyl-peptidase I: MLLTGFEPFGGEKHNATMAILEHVTATGVAGVDLDSAVLPVRDGHADDHLCDLLDALRPHAVVCLGQSRRAALALERVFLNLKDYRIPDNGGAQPRDLPVVPEGPPAYYATLPLHALLAAIRAAGTPATLSRDAGAFLCNQVGYALMHHLAERGHDIPAGFIHVPPLPEQIAAQEDPPPSMSAETAARGLGAALTLLAQRC; encoded by the coding sequence ATCCTCCTCACCGGCTTCGAACCCTTTGGCGGGGAGAAGCACAATGCCACCATGGCCATCCTCGAACATGTGACCGCAACCGGCGTGGCCGGTGTCGATCTCGACTCCGCAGTACTACCGGTTAGAGACGGGCACGCCGACGATCATCTTTGCGACCTGCTCGACGCACTGCGGCCGCACGCGGTTGTCTGCCTGGGCCAAAGCCGCCGTGCCGCACTCGCGCTGGAACGCGTTTTCCTCAACCTGAAGGACTACCGCATACCCGATAACGGTGGTGCCCAGCCCCGCGACCTGCCGGTCGTACCGGAAGGCCCTCCCGCGTACTACGCGACACTCCCCCTGCACGCACTCCTCGCTGCGATCCGCGCCGCGGGTACTCCGGCAACGCTCTCGCGCGATGCCGGTGCGTTCCTCTGCAACCAGGTCGGCTACGCTTTGATGCATCACCTCGCAGAGCGTGGGCACGACATTCCGGCCGGCTTCATTCATGTGCCACCCCTTCCCGAGCAGATCGCGGCGCAGGAAGATCCCCCTCCCAGTATGAGCGCCGAGACTGCGGCGCGCGGCCTCGGCGCCGCACTCACACTGCTCGCGCAACGCTGTTGA
- the pgmB gene encoding beta-phosphoglucomutase, translated as MIRGVIFDLDGVLVSTDSLHYVSWKEVADQEGIPFNEQINARLRGVSRMESLAIILERAARPYSAKEREQLAIRKNDRYRELLATLGPGDLLPGATEIVSALRRRGIKTAIGSSSRNTPMIVDRLGIRDLFDAIADGNDIRHSKPDPEVFLLAANRLGLPATACLVVEDAAAGLEAARRAGMAVLAVGAAAELPGADAQAQSLAETSVDQLLSLRPRATE; from the coding sequence ATGATTCGCGGCGTGATCTTCGACCTCGACGGTGTGCTCGTCAGCACCGATTCCCTTCACTATGTCTCGTGGAAAGAGGTCGCCGACCAGGAGGGGATCCCCTTCAACGAGCAGATCAATGCCCGACTGCGCGGGGTCAGCCGCATGGAAAGTCTCGCCATCATCCTCGAACGTGCTGCGCGGCCATACTCTGCGAAGGAGCGCGAGCAACTCGCCATCCGCAAGAATGACCGCTATCGAGAACTGCTCGCGACACTCGGTCCCGGGGACCTGCTCCCTGGCGCGACAGAAATCGTAAGTGCGCTGCGCCGTCGTGGAATCAAGACCGCCATCGGCTCGTCGAGCCGCAATACGCCGATGATTGTTGACCGACTGGGCATTCGTGACCTGTTCGACGCCATCGCCGATGGGAATGACATTCGCCACTCGAAGCCCGACCCGGAAGTGTTTCTGCTCGCAGCTAACCGCCTTGGCCTGCCGGCGACGGCGTGCCTCGTCGTCGAGGATGCCGCGGCCGGGCTGGAAGCGGCCAGGAGGGCGGGCATGGCGGTACTTGCGGTGGGTGCGGCCGCGGAGTTGCCGGGGGCCGACGCGCAGGCGCAATCGCTTGCGGAAACCTCGGTGGACCAATTGCTCAGTCTGCGACCCCGCGCGACCGAATAG
- a CDS encoding right-handed parallel beta-helix repeat-containing protein — protein MSATAPLKPTIVPTDGMILREDTRLEPGVYYLPAGIRIAADHVTLDGNGAVIIGDSRTGTGVSVDGHDHVTIRNVRIRDFYHGIIVRECKHPTLDGNQISSTAEVPANTIFLNIWLPADEAYGGGILLDRVEGGEIVGNDLQHQMNGLLCYGCRQIHVRRNNASYCSGYGIHLFETSDSVFEENWADYCNRYQPRDISDANPNGIVGQGSIGHMGADATGFLILQNSCRNVFRRNFARCGGDGFFLAGRSPDGEDVGCNDNLFEFNDGSLSPNIAFEATFSSGNIFRNNWADRCNYGFWLGYSSRNVLENNRMLYNRQAGIAVEHGVDFEVRGNDFQENGHGILIWTRLIPSFLDDARNNGTSQRWLIERNRFFRNGYGIAIRADRDHGIRPVEPEIAGRVELRPVDHTLRENDIQDNRIGIHLHKCDRTRIERNKINKNVEADIRAEDDADTVIGHNLGLRGAYL, from the coding sequence ATGTCCGCAACAGCCCCACTCAAACCCACCATCGTTCCCACCGACGGCATGATTCTTCGCGAGGATACCCGTCTAGAACCCGGCGTCTATTACCTGCCCGCTGGCATACGCATCGCCGCGGATCATGTTACCCTTGACGGCAATGGGGCGGTCATCATCGGTGACAGCCGCACCGGGACCGGCGTCTCGGTGGACGGTCATGATCACGTCACGATCCGCAACGTACGCATCCGTGACTTCTACCACGGCATCATCGTCCGCGAATGCAAGCACCCGACGCTGGACGGCAACCAGATTTCGTCGACGGCCGAAGTGCCCGCGAACACAATCTTCCTGAACATCTGGCTGCCCGCAGATGAGGCCTATGGCGGGGGTATTCTGCTGGACCGCGTGGAAGGGGGTGAGATCGTCGGCAACGACCTGCAGCACCAGATGAACGGGCTGCTTTGTTACGGCTGTCGCCAAATCCACGTGCGGCGTAACAACGCCAGCTATTGCAGCGGCTACGGCATTCACCTCTTTGAGACTTCTGACTCGGTCTTCGAAGAAAACTGGGCCGACTACTGCAACCGTTACCAGCCCCGCGATATCAGCGATGCGAACCCGAACGGCATCGTCGGTCAAGGGAGCATCGGCCACATGGGGGCGGACGCGACCGGTTTCCTCATCCTCCAGAACTCGTGCCGCAACGTTTTCCGGCGCAACTTTGCCCGCTGCGGCGGCGACGGCTTCTTCCTCGCGGGTCGCAGCCCCGATGGCGAAGACGTCGGCTGCAACGACAACCTGTTTGAGTTCAACGACGGCTCTCTCAGCCCGAACATCGCGTTCGAAGCCACCTTCAGCTCTGGCAACATCTTCCGAAACAACTGGGCTGACCGGTGCAATTACGGTTTCTGGCTCGGCTACTCCAGCCGCAACGTCCTTGAGAACAACCGCATGCTTTACAACCGGCAGGCCGGCATCGCGGTGGAACACGGCGTGGACTTCGAGGTGCGCGGCAATGATTTCCAGGAGAACGGGCACGGTATCCTGATCTGGACCCGTCTCATTCCATCGTTCCTGGACGATGCCCGAAACAACGGCACTTCGCAGCGCTGGCTCATCGAGCGCAATCGCTTCTTCCGCAATGGCTATGGGATCGCGATCCGCGCTGATCGGGACCACGGGATCCGCCCCGTTGAACCCGAGATCGCCGGCCGTGTTGAGCTGCGGCCCGTCGATCACACGCTGCGTGAGAACGACATTCAGGACAACCGCATCGGCATTCACCTGCACAAGTGCGACCGCACCCGGATTGAGCGAAACAAGATCAACAAAAACGTTGAAGCGGACATTCGCGCCGAGGATGACGCGGACACCGTCATTGGTCACAACCTGGGCCTGCGTGGTGCTTACTTGTAA
- a CDS encoding YifB family Mg chelatase-like AAA ATPase, with translation MFARLHSVALAGIEAHPCEVEVDVSGVGFGVPTLVGLPDNAVKESVDRIRSALFNSGFALPKTRTTVNLAPADIRKEGPAFDLPIALGLLLADDQLRTEQQAEYLIAGELALDGRVRSVKGALSMALLCRARGFRALIVPRENAEEAGVVDDVEVYGVEHLSQAVNLLGGQLELEPVTVDREALFRRAAQYDVDFADVRGQEHAKRALLIAAAGRHNVLMIGPPGTGKTMLAKRLPTILPPMSLQEALETTRIYSTSGKLSGQTSLLATRPVRQPHHSVSTAALVGGGTIPTAGEVSLAHHGVLFLDEFPEFTRPVLESMRQVIEDRVVTISRAHSAVEFPADFMLVAAMNPCPCGYATDPRKPCKCSVPQIERYLARISGPLLERIDIHIDVPAVPIDQLRSLQGGTCSEAMRAQVVGALDIQRGRFGAESTTRNGSMTSRELRKFAVIDGPGERLLRQAVSEMGLSARAHDKVLRVARTIADLAGAAQIEARHLAEAIQYRRLDRTM, from the coding sequence ATGTTCGCCCGCCTGCACAGCGTGGCCTTGGCTGGAATCGAGGCCCATCCGTGCGAAGTCGAGGTGGATGTCAGCGGCGTCGGGTTTGGGGTACCGACGCTCGTGGGGCTGCCCGATAACGCCGTCAAGGAGAGCGTCGACCGCATCCGCAGCGCGCTCTTCAACTCCGGCTTTGCGCTGCCGAAGACGCGCACTACAGTCAATCTCGCACCGGCCGACATCCGCAAGGAGGGTCCGGCGTTTGACCTGCCTATCGCGCTCGGACTGCTGCTCGCCGACGACCAGCTCCGTACTGAGCAACAGGCCGAGTATCTCATCGCAGGGGAATTGGCGCTGGACGGCCGGGTACGGTCGGTGAAGGGGGCGCTGTCGATGGCGCTGCTGTGCCGCGCACGTGGTTTTCGGGCCCTGATTGTGCCGCGCGAGAATGCAGAAGAGGCCGGTGTGGTGGATGATGTTGAGGTCTATGGTGTCGAGCATCTCAGCCAGGCCGTGAACCTGCTCGGGGGACAGCTCGAACTCGAGCCCGTGACGGTGGACCGTGAGGCGCTGTTTCGACGTGCGGCACAATACGACGTCGATTTCGCCGACGTGCGCGGACAAGAGCATGCGAAACGGGCACTCCTGATTGCGGCCGCCGGGCGGCACAATGTGCTGATGATCGGGCCACCGGGTACGGGCAAGACCATGCTCGCGAAGCGCTTGCCCACGATACTCCCGCCGATGTCGTTGCAGGAGGCACTGGAGACGACGCGCATCTACTCCACCTCGGGCAAGCTTTCCGGGCAAACAAGTCTGTTGGCAACACGACCGGTACGTCAGCCGCACCATTCGGTCAGCACAGCGGCCCTGGTCGGGGGGGGAACGATCCCGACCGCGGGGGAGGTGTCGCTTGCACACCATGGCGTGCTGTTTCTCGACGAGTTTCCTGAGTTCACTCGGCCAGTGCTGGAGTCGATGCGGCAGGTGATCGAGGACCGGGTGGTTACGATCAGCCGGGCGCACAGCGCGGTGGAGTTTCCGGCGGATTTCATGTTGGTGGCGGCGATGAACCCATGCCCCTGTGGGTACGCGACCGACCCGCGAAAACCGTGCAAGTGCTCGGTGCCGCAGATCGAGCGCTACCTGGCGCGGATTTCCGGCCCGCTGCTGGAGCGCATCGACATTCACATTGACGTGCCGGCCGTTCCGATCGATCAGTTGCGCTCCCTGCAAGGGGGCACGTGCAGCGAGGCGATGCGGGCGCAGGTGGTTGGAGCGCTGGACATCCAGCGCGGACGTTTCGGCGCGGAGAGCACGACGCGGAACGGCAGCATGACGTCGCGCGAGTTGCGGAAGTTCGCGGTGATCGACGGTCCTGGTGAGCGTTTACTGCGGCAAGCGGTGAGCGAGATGGGCTTGAGTGCGCGGGCTCATGACAAGGTGCTGAGGGTGGCGCGCACGATCGCCGACCTCGCGGGCGCGGCGCAGATCGAAGCGCGTCATCTGGCCGAGGCGATCCAGTATCGGCGACTGGATCGGACAATGTAG
- a CDS encoding amidohydrolase, with protein sequence MTTPPPLVDRIVLADRIHQEFTPPPTSTTGNHRKRRVRTKPLPNAVAFSADRVVAVGTKADILELRTRGTDVLQLRGATLTPGLVDSHTHFFYWALGESLLIDVSPCTSLDSTLRKIATRAQHRRIGPWVVAHGFDHNRWKSPPPQAADLDRILPDIPVLVHSRDHHTVWLNSAGLRAARLDRNTPDPPGGNLERNAAGELTGLIRETAIELLPDPVRLLAGENTPAAHRVIDRALYRAYERAWAHGITAVHSMDDGLSLTHLQRHHARGALGLRVVHAIPLAELPAARRLGLRSGLGDRWLRLGGVKIFSDGALGSQTAYMFEAYPGRPGYCGVPVISGDTLRAAVAEAVAAGWCVWIHAIGDRAVKETVDALVSARRDSGASLPMPHRIEHAQCVRPADARRMARAGIIASVQPCHIPGDIATAQRHWPRAQRNAYPFRRLLDAGAILAAGSDIPVESIDPRRSLHGAVCRTDESGQPAGGWVATERLSISETLWAFTRGAAASVGLSEPAGTLRPGAAADATVWDDDPLAAAPGELLQLGLRGTIVAGSVHIK encoded by the coding sequence ATGACCACCCCACCACCGCTCGTTGACCGGATCGTCCTCGCCGATCGCATTCATCAGGAATTCACCCCTCCTCCCACCTCCACGACGGGAAACCACCGCAAGCGACGCGTGCGCACGAAGCCACTCCCAAACGCCGTCGCATTCTCTGCCGACCGGGTGGTTGCGGTCGGGACAAAGGCCGACATCCTCGAGTTGCGCACACGAGGTACCGACGTGCTGCAACTCCGAGGCGCCACGCTCACACCGGGGTTGGTCGATAGCCATACGCACTTCTTCTACTGGGCACTCGGCGAGAGTCTGCTGATAGACGTATCCCCATGCACGTCCCTCGACAGCACGCTGCGAAAAATCGCCACCCGTGCCCAGCATCGCCGTATCGGTCCCTGGGTCGTAGCACATGGTTTCGACCATAACCGGTGGAAAAGTCCTCCACCGCAGGCCGCGGACCTCGACCGAATCCTCCCCGACATTCCCGTGCTCGTTCACAGCCGCGACCACCATACGGTATGGCTCAACTCCGCCGGTCTGCGGGCGGCCCGGCTTGACCGGAACACACCCGATCCCCCCGGTGGCAATCTCGAGAGGAACGCCGCTGGTGAGCTGACCGGCCTGATCCGTGAAACTGCGATCGAACTCTTGCCGGATCCCGTACGGCTGTTGGCGGGCGAGAATACCCCGGCAGCCCACCGGGTCATCGACCGGGCCCTGTACAGGGCCTACGAACGCGCCTGGGCACACGGGATCACCGCGGTCCATAGCATGGACGACGGCCTTTCGCTCACGCACCTCCAGCGACACCACGCGCGCGGCGCACTCGGCCTGCGAGTCGTGCATGCAATCCCCTTGGCGGAGCTGCCGGCCGCGCGGCGTCTCGGCTTGCGGAGCGGACTGGGTGACCGGTGGCTGCGCCTGGGCGGCGTAAAGATTTTCTCTGACGGCGCACTGGGCTCCCAGACCGCCTACATGTTCGAGGCGTACCCCGGGCGGCCGGGCTACTGCGGCGTACCGGTCATCTCCGGCGATACACTGCGAGCCGCAGTGGCCGAGGCCGTCGCCGCAGGCTGGTGCGTGTGGATTCACGCCATCGGCGACCGGGCCGTCAAAGAAACCGTCGATGCGCTGGTTTCCGCTCGCAGGGACAGTGGCGCTTCACTCCCGATGCCCCATCGGATCGAGCACGCCCAATGCGTACGCCCGGCAGACGCCCGGCGCATGGCCCGCGCGGGCATCATCGCGTCAGTCCAGCCCTGCCACATCCCGGGCGACATCGCGACCGCGCAACGCCACTGGCCGCGCGCTCAGAGGAATGCTTACCCCTTTCGCCGCCTGCTCGATGCGGGGGCGATCCTCGCGGCCGGCTCGGACATACCCGTAGAGTCCATTGACCCACGCCGCTCTTTACATGGGGCCGTGTGCCGCACAGACGAGTCCGGTCAACCCGCGGGGGGTTGGGTCGCGACCGAGCGGCTTAGCATATCAGAGACCCTCTGGGCATTCACCCGCGGCGCAGCCGCATCGGTGGGACTTTCCGAGCCCGCTGGAACGTTGCGGCCCGGCGCAGCGGCCGATGCCACTGTCTGGGACGACGACCCATTGGCCGCTGCGCCGGGGGAACTCCTGCAACTTGGGCTGCGCGGCACCATCGTGGCGGGGTCCGTGCACATCAAGTAA